A window of the Candidatus Krumholzibacteriia bacterium genome harbors these coding sequences:
- a CDS encoding ABC transporter permease, translating to MTAPGRRRGWLRWLPLGPAGRGGARAVPGVAFYAVVALAFLRAPAWHGLSALDRFLTVLLAGLLYACAVAGGKARTTKLYQRFSRNAVAVVSLALLLAMVCGAVLAPLVAGADPSALTAPSLTRYAAPGVDHPLGTDRFGRDVWARLVYGGRASFGVCALSILLAVLFGTTLGALSGMAPARIDDALMRFVDGMLSFPRLLLLLAAVAFLPPGPVALALLIAGTGWMGIARIVRGEVRRLRGREFVEAAVAAGIGRGRIVVRHILPNAAGAVVVTATLSAGTVILLESSLSFLGLGIQPPAPSWGSMVFEGRDALATAWWVSAFPAVAITLAVVALNLVGDGIRDALDTRG from the coding sequence ATGACGGCGCCGGGGCGCAGGCGCGGCTGGCTGCGCTGGCTGCCGCTGGGGCCCGCGGGGCGGGGCGGCGCGCGCGCCGTCCCCGGGGTGGCGTTCTACGCCGTCGTGGCGCTGGCCTTCCTGCGCGCACCGGCCTGGCACGGCCTGTCCGCGCTGGACCGGTTCCTGACCGTGCTCCTGGCCGGCCTGCTGTACGCGTGCGCGGTTGCCGGGGGCAAGGCGCGCACCACGAAGTTGTATCAGCGCTTTTCGCGCAACGCCGTCGCGGTGGTGTCGCTGGCGCTGCTGCTGGCGATGGTGTGCGGCGCGGTTCTCGCACCGCTCGTGGCGGGGGCGGATCCGTCGGCGCTCACCGCCCCGTCGCTCACGCGCTACGCCGCGCCCGGCGTCGACCATCCCCTGGGCACGGACCGCTTCGGGCGCGACGTCTGGGCGCGCCTCGTCTACGGCGGCCGCGCCTCCTTCGGGGTGTGCGCGTTGTCCATCCTGCTCGCGGTACTCTTCGGAACCACCCTCGGCGCGCTGTCCGGAATGGCGCCGGCGCGAATCGACGACGCGCTGATGCGTTTCGTCGACGGCATGCTGTCATTCCCGCGCCTCCTGCTGCTGCTGGCCGCGGTGGCCTTCCTGCCCCCGGGGCCGGTTGCGCTCGCGTTGCTCATCGCCGGCACCGGCTGGATGGGAATTGCGCGCATCGTGCGCGGAGAAGTGCGGCGGCTGCGGGGACGCGAGTTCGTCGAGGCCGCAGTGGCCGCGGGCATCGGGCGCGGGCGCATCGTGGTGCGTCACATCCTTCCCAACGCCGCCGGTGCGGTGGTGGTGACCGCCACGCTGAGCGCGGGCACGGTGATTCTGCTCGAATCGTCGCTGTCCTTCCTGGGCCTCGGCATCCAGCCGCCCGCTCCCAGCTGGGGCTCGATGGTGTTCGAGGGACGCGACGCGCTGGCAACGGCCTGGTGGGTGAGCGCGTTTCCCGCCGTCGCCATTACGCTGGCGGTGGTGGCACTCAACCTGGTTGGAGACGGTATCCGCGACGCCCTCGACACGCGCGGCTGA
- a CDS encoding ABC transporter ATP-binding protein, whose protein sequence is MTDKTGTDAAQGVDTLLDVRGLSISFDTPEGRARAVDRVSFSLRPGETLGLVGESGCGKTVTALALMRLVQTPPGRIDEGQILFKGRDLLKLPERDMQKIRGNEISMVFQEPMTSLNPVFTCGYQVEEAVLLHQKVGKREAAERTLEMLALVRIPDPKRVAKAYPHQLSGGMRQRVMIAMALSCNPSLLVADEPTTALDVTIQAQILDLLQLLQEEMGMAVLMITHDLGVIAETCRRVVVMYAGKVMEIASVNDLFHDARHPYTLGLRESIPRFARKGERLKVIPGKVPDPLDFPAGCRFSDRCKYAEYRCDNEEIELREVRDEHWIRCWKDVDRG, encoded by the coding sequence ATGACGGACAAGACCGGCACGGACGCTGCGCAGGGTGTCGATACGCTGCTCGACGTGCGCGGCCTCTCGATCAGCTTCGACACGCCCGAGGGCCGCGCGCGCGCGGTCGACCGGGTGAGTTTTTCTCTGCGTCCCGGCGAGACGCTGGGGCTGGTGGGGGAGAGCGGTTGCGGCAAGACCGTCACCGCGCTGGCCCTGATGCGGCTGGTCCAGACCCCGCCGGGCCGGATCGACGAGGGACAGATCCTCTTCAAGGGCCGCGACCTGCTCAAGCTCCCCGAGCGCGACATGCAGAAGATCCGCGGCAACGAGATCTCCATGGTATTCCAGGAGCCGATGACCAGCCTCAACCCGGTGTTCACGTGCGGATACCAGGTGGAGGAGGCGGTGCTGCTGCACCAGAAGGTGGGCAAGCGCGAGGCCGCCGAGCGGACCCTGGAGATGCTCGCGCTGGTACGCATCCCGGACCCCAAGCGCGTGGCCAAGGCATACCCGCACCAGCTGTCGGGCGGCATGCGCCAGCGCGTGATGATTGCGATGGCCCTGTCGTGCAATCCGAGCCTGCTGGTGGCGGATGAACCCACCACCGCGCTCGACGTCACCATCCAGGCCCAGATCCTGGACCTGCTGCAGTTGCTGCAGGAGGAGATGGGCATGGCGGTGCTGATGATCACGCACGACCTCGGCGTCATTGCCGAGACGTGCCGGCGGGTGGTGGTGATGTACGCGGGCAAGGTGATGGAGATCGCAAGCGTCAACGACCTCTTCCACGATGCGCGCCACCCCTACACGCTGGGACTGCGCGAGTCCATCCCGCGCTTTGCGCGCAAGGGCGAACGCCTCAAGGTGATCCCGGGCAAGGTGCCGGACCCCCTGGATTTCCCGGCCGGGTGCCGCTTCTCGGATCGCTGCAAGTACGCGGAGTACCGCTGCGACAACGAGGAAATCGAACTGCGCGAAGTGAGGGACGAGCACTGGATCCGCTGCTGGAAGGACGTCGATCGTGGCTGA